DNA sequence from the Prodigiosinella aquatilis genome:
TATCATTTTTACTCGCATGAAGCTGGTTAAACGTGGCCAGTACCGTATCGAGCGTAATTTCTGGCATATTTTCACCCGATACCTGCCTGTCCCATTGATCGCGCTGCCGGGTGCTCATCAGGGTATACATGCCCGTTTCAAGCATCAGCCTGTGCCAGATTTTGCCGTCGATCGTTTTCCTGATCGCCTCCTGCGCCCGCTGCGGCTGGCTTTCCCAGTTAATGGCATCTTTCACGCAGATGTCATAGCCATAAAGGGATTTGACATTACAGGCATCCAGAAACAATCGGCGGGCAGAACTGAGCAACGCCAGCGCCTCGGTAAACTGCTTAAGGCCGCTTTCACGCAGGGCAATAATGCGGTCAATCGCCACGGACGGGATCACCTCCCCTGCGCGCTGCCCGTCGATATCAAGATGATTTAACGCTGTAGGCTGTTCGATCAACATGCTTTTCCCTCCGCTTCGCGCACCGCCGCCATCAGTGAAAATTCTCCGCCATCAATGCACACCGTCAGATCTGCGACAAATTCAGTCAGCAGTTTTAGCATCTCAGGTTCAACGGTCAGCGCTTCCAAAATTGGCCCCTCAATGCCGGTTGCTTCGTCCATTGCGACAAACAACTCGCCGATATCATCCCAATGCTCGAGATCAAACCCTTCGGCATACGCAATGGTGCGCTTTGCCCCCACGTAAGACGGGTTTTCAGCGGTAAAAAAAATGCCTTCCTCGCCGACCAGCAGCAAGGCGCCGCCGTTAGTTTTCACATCCATCATGACCGGCTTCAGCGTTTCCGCCTTGAATAACAATGTGTTCGCCATATCTTAAACCTTCAATGTCTTAGAATTGCCGCCCCGCAGGGCGGCAAAGGGATCAGGCGTAAGCCCGTTTCAGTTCCAGCGTGCGCAGCACCTGACCGAGTTCACTGCCCCGCATGGCGGGCACCCTGACGGACTGGCGTTTGCGCTGACATTTGGCGATATGACGTCCCAGCGCCTTAAACGGCACGGCGATGTCCTGACTTTTCAACTGTTCCCGCACAATGCGCGGGTGTTTTTTTGCCGTCTCAGACTTTACAAACGGCGCGGGGGATGCAATTATCTGCGGGTCGATATTCATAGCATTAACTCCAATCGAGTATTGATAGCCGGTCAGACCTTCCTAGGGGAACAACCGGCACGAGAGAGCAGACGAAAGTCTGCTTTTTTCATTTCTGCGATACGGTTTCTTTGCTTAACACCTCCTTAATACGTCGCACTATTTCGGCATGGCTCAGGGTGCATTCATCGCATAGCTGGAAATACCGACCTTCCACTTTCGCGTAAATGTCCGTCACGCTGCCGCACATCATTTCGGCAAACTTGAATGATTCGCTGTCCCGCCCGCCTTGCCAGTCCATCGGCGGTAACGTCCCCAGCACGTCCATATATCTGTGCAGGTCGATTTCCACCGGCGCGGTCACATAAGATTTTGCCCGCACCTCCCAGTAAGCGGCCTCCGCGCCTGCGCTCCATTCGAACCGGTTTTTACTCGCGTCTCCGGTGGAAATATCGGGTGTGTACATGGTGTTTCTCCTCGGTGTTGACGGCGGGACAATCCCGCCGCCGTCTGTTATTCCTGCTCTGCCGCAATCTCTGCCATTAATTCGCTGTAGGCGTTTTGAGCCTTTTCCTCTGCCGCCCACGTCAGCGTGATCCCTCTGCGGTCTGCCGCGCCGATAAAGACCGGACGGTCTTTCATCGGCAGGCGGGAAAGATGATCTAACGCACTGCCGATCAGGCGGGATTCGTAAATCTCGTAATGCAACCCGCACCCAGCATGAGCCTGCTTTTCAAGGCGGGAAATCACCACGTCCGCGCGGATCACATCGAACGGATGGGAAGACGAAATGTCAGTAATAAAGCCGTCCATGCGCAGGGTCGTGGTTTTTCCACATCTTTCGGAAGATTCAGGAGCGGCGGTCTTGACGTTTTGTGTGTGCATTCTTCAGGTCCCCTTCAGGTTAAATGTCATCTCTCGGTGAGTTCTTTCGCGGCAAAGGGCAACGGAGTACCGGCGCAGGCTGACAACAAGGGGCGGAGACAAAAGTTTTTTGAGGTACGAGGAAAAGTTTTGTCGGAGTTTATTTACCCCTTGGGGGAAGACCAGGCGGTGCTACGTTAAGCCCGCGCGAAAGGGCTTACCGCGAGATGGATAACCGCAACCGGCAGAATGCACACACCCGACGACGAGGAACGAGGCGGCGACCTCAGCGGCCGGTTTACCGGCCAGTGTCCGTGCGGCGGCGAAGCCGGCTGCGGGGGTTGACCTAGCCGTTGCCATCAGACCCTGGCCGTTGCCATCAGACCCTAGCCGTAGGCCGTAACCCCTGCGGGGTTACGCGGAGATTACCGGCTTGCCGGTTAGCGCAGTCGGGCTCGACGACCGGCCGCAGGTCGGGAGCCGAAGGGGGCCATGCCCTGGGTGTGGATTTTATTGGGGTAACAGCATCGCCGGCCATCGATGACCAGGAAGAAGAGAAAAAGCCCAGAGAGGAAGAGACAGTAAGGGAAGAGAGAGACAAGCCCCGACACATACCGGAGAAGAGGGGCGGCGCAGCCGCCCCCTGTCTCAGGGACTGGCGGGCATAGCCCGCTGGGGGTTTTAGGGCGCGATGCTAAAAAACCGTATGCTGCAAACCAGCAGGATACGGGGATTTCTTTAAAGGGCTGCGAGCGTGCCCAGAGTTTGGGGGTCTTTCTCAACCATGCGGATCAGGAGCAAAGCTTGTTTGTTTGGCTTCGCCCTGCCCTGCTCCCAGTTCTGATAAGTCGTGATGCCGGTATGCAGGTAATCTGCAAAAACGGCCTGAGAGAGACGCAATTTTTCGCGGACTGCCTTCAACTCTTCCGGCGACATCGAGATATTTTTTTTCTGCGAAACAGTATGCGTCTTCAGCGTGATCTTGCCCGCGTTAAAGTCGCTCCAGTCCTGCATGCCTTGCTTTAATTCTTCAAACAGGCTGCGGTCACTCATAACGTGCCCCCTTGTTTCAGTCGTTCCAACATCTTACGCAAGATGTCCTGTTCATCACGGCTTAAGTCGTCTTTCTGGTCTTTATCATAGACTGCGAAGAGCAGAAAATGAGACCTTTCAAGCCACCAGTAATAAATAACCCTTAAGCCCCCACGTTTTCCCTTACCCCTTCGGGCGTCTGCAAACCTGATTTTTCTCAGGCCACCGGTGTGAGGGATGACGTCGCCGCAGGTTGGGTTCTTAAGCAACATCTGCTGAAATTCTTTAAATTGATCATCAGATAAGTAATCAGCGCGTTTTGCTTCGAAAACGCTTAATTCAACAAAAACACCATCCATCGCTTTCGTCTCCCTTCAACTTGGGGATATTTTACCCCCAAGTTGGGCATAATTCCAACCCGATTTTATAATTAATCCGCTAATGCTCTTCCGGCTTTCAGATGGTTGATCTTTCGCAATGCCAGTAACGTCATCAGTTCGCACTCAGCAAGCGTCTCAGCGTCATGTCCAGCAAGACCGGCCGTCGTCTTGAGAATGTCGAAAAGCGGTAAAAAAGTCCACCCTGTAAAAACCCGCAACGCTCGCCGCAGGCTCGGCTGAGGCGTACCGCAGCACCGCGAGGAACGAACAGCCGCGACGAGGAAGCGTCATATCGTCCGCAGCTGATGTAAAAACCGCACACTCCCGGCCTGATGTAGCCATAAAAAAACCGGCACGCAGGCCGGCGGAAAACAAAGATCGGTTTTACTTACGGTTTTTCTTCCAGGTTTCAGATGCCAGAAAGGCGGCGCGTACTACCACGATCGCCCAGCACAACTGCAGGAGTATCTTCAGGGGCACACTAAATCCGTCAAATATCAGCAACGGCACAATAAACAGGCAACTGATGAGAAAACACCACTCCGCCGCGCTTTTGCGAGCCCTGCCCGTCAGCGCCTCCAGTCCGATTATCCCTTTGCACAACAGCATCAATGACATGGTTCTCTCCATAAATCATCCGGCACGCCAGAGGGCTTCAGTCTTTTTTCAGCATGCGTTTGAAATTATTGCGGGCCTGCCCTTCCCCGTCCGCACTGCCGGCGGGTTCAGGAAGCACGGAGGGCGCAGGCTCCTGGCCAGCGCAGGCGGCAATGACGTCCTGAATGCTGGCCGTCGAGGGTTGCCATCCCGTCGTCTGCTGAATAATGCCCACCAGTTGGCCGGCGGTCAGCTGGCCATCGAACAGCATGGCCAGCAGATACGGCAGACGCTTATCCAGCTGGTATAACGCGCTTCCGCCCACGATAGCCGCCCGGAAAAAATCACCACGGGTGCGCAGGGGAACTGACTCGATAATCTCCATCGCCCTGGCATCCTGATTATCGTCTTCAGGGTGCAAATAGACGGTCAGTTTCTTACGTTTGTCGGCCACGGATAGCGCTCCTTGGAATTAAAGTAAAACAAGTTCGCGAACCAACGCCGTCTGGGGTTCATTGACCACCACAATACGATCGGGTGCCAGTTTCCAGGCACGGCGCACGGCAGCTTCAATCAGCGACGCTCCGCCACCCACCAACCAAACCCGATTCACCTGGCGGTACGCCGATAGCTCATTGACCACCCGTTCCCCGAGTCGCTCGATGGACGAACTTATCATGTCCAGCACATAGTCCACTTTTGACTCATCGTTGACAACTGTGGCAGCAAATTCGCGGTCATGCCGTCGCTGTATCAGTTGATCAGCCACAAAGGCGCTGGTGTCGCTGTTGGCCATACGCAGTGCCGTGAGTGTGGCCTGTGTCACCATCGATACGCCGATCGTAGAATTGCCCTGAATGGCACTGACATCTTCAAACTGCCCCACCAGGACACCGGCATCGAGCGTCGTTCCCCCCAGATCAATAACCAGCGAGGTTTCCAGCGCCCCTACCCCTGCACGTTCCAGCGGCGATATCACGGCAGGCAACGATTCCGGCATGACGTCAACGTGCGCGATGGTGAAGGTTTCGCGCTTGTTCAGCCTTACCGGCCGCAGCAGGTTGTCTATTTTACGCTGTATGTTGGCCTCGTTATGCTGACAGTCGCTGGTATAGAACTCGCTGATGGGTAAGGTGACGGTCAGGCTCACCGGCTGAGGCGGCAAGCCGCAGGTGAGCAGCGCATGATGTACGGCCAGTAAATTTGTGTCGCCATACTGGTATTCAATGTTGGTGGTATTGATTGCCTGATGGCTGACGCTGTCAAAGGAGTACTTCAGACCGTCAATTTCATAGTTATACGTTTCGCTGCTGCCGATCCCGGCGACCTTCCACCCCGCTTTAAACGAATTCGGCGAGACAGAAGTACAGATTTCATCGCCGTCCCGCCAGGCCAGTTTTACGTTCGTCGAACCGTCGTCACAACCCATCTTTTTCATGACACACCCTTATATTTACTCAAATTGAGTAAATATAATAACCCCAAAACGGCCATTAGCAATTAAAATTACTCATTATGAGTATTATTAAATCATCAAAATTGTAGTCATTGGAGATGGGATGCATTTTGTTCAAAGAATATACCCACGAATTTTTTCCGCCTGAGAAAACAGAGAGCTAGTTAAAATAAGCCATGCGGCGCTTGCAAGTCGGATTTTTCACACCAATACTACTGTAATTATATACAGAATTATTAAAAGGAGTTGCCATGCTACACATCACTCCCGCCGCCGTTGATCCGGTGAAGGTTTCGTTGCCTCTGTTTATTGAACGATGCCCCGCCGGATTTCCCAGCCCTTGTGCCGACTACGCCGACGCAGAACTGGATCTGAACGATTACTGTGTAAAGAAAAAATCCTCCACGTTCTTCATCCGGGCGATTGGAAACTCTATGAACGATATCGGCTTGCATAGCGGTGACCTTATGGAAGAGGGATTGCACCCGAATGGCAGATGAAACGTGACATGCTCTCCCCTGCTTACACCACCAGATGGTCGGATTTACCGGTTGCCTCGATTCGTTGACTCTTCTCTCTCTGCGTGTAAATCTTAGCGGCAATACGATATTAAATAAAAATTATTATGATTGTTAAATCATACTTTTTTAATATTGTAATGATATTAAAATAACTTACATACCATTAATCCATCTCAACATTCAAAATCTGGATTGTGCTTCTACTCGGCCCACACCACCCAATTCGCACAGCATGTTCGGACGGGAGTTTTATGCTTGGAATACTTTTAAATAGTAATTTAAAAACTGAGGCTATCGAAGAGCCACCTAAGTGTAGAAAAAGTGACTCTGATGCAATAGCAATTGCATCTAGCCCAGTTAACCCATGCAAGAAATTTTTCTTTATCTAGCTAGCAATCAGTTACACATCAAAAACAAATCACATTAAGATTAAAATGATATTATTTTATAATGATTATCTAAGAAAATGCTGGTTTAAAAAGATATTTTACTGCTAGTATAAGAACATCATAAGCACAGCATTTTAATATTAAAATGAGGGTAAAAAATGATTCTTACAGTTGGGAATACTAAAGGTGGTGTAGGGAAAACAACACTTGCAGTGAATATTGCTGCCGCCAGAGCCATGCAAGGCCGTGATGTCCTACTTATTGATGCTGACCGGCAGGAGACAGCACAGACAGCAATCAGCATAAGAGCACAAAACGATATCCAACCTGGTATCGCATGCTCGGCTTATGCCGATGGCCCAATTCTGCGCTCACAACTTATGCAGCAAAAAGCAAAGTATGATGATGTGATTATTGATGCTGGCGGCAGGGACTCAACAGCATTGCGTGCAGCACTCGTTTTAACAGATGTCCTTTTGGTTCCCTACCGCCCAGGCAGTTTTGATGTATGGGCTTTGCAGGACATTTCGGACCTAATTACAGAGGCACGGAGTGTGCGGGACGGGTTGAAAGCTTACTCAATCATTAACGTAGCAGATGCAAATCGTAACTCCATAGACAATAGAGAAGCTGCAGCCATCTTTACCGATTACCCAGAGCTTGAGTTTATCCCTGATCACATTGTTGGCCGTAAAGCATTCTCTAATGCTGCGGGTTCAGGCCAATGCGTCTTTGAATATAAGCCACAAGATGCCAAAGCTAATCAGGAACTCACCACCCTCATAAGCATCCTATTTAACAATCAATAAAACATCATATTAATATTAAGGTGATATGAAATGGCAATTACCAAACCACCAAAAAAAACAAATGAAGCCAATGCTAAATTAGATGCTTTCATCGAAGGTGCTCCAGATGGCCAGTCAGCCAAAAAGAAAGGGGTCATTAAAGGGAAAAAACAACAAATCACGTTAACTATCACCCCAGATATTATTGACCAATTAGACCAGAAAGCAGGAGACCTAGGTCTTTCGCGCGCAGCCTTGATTAACATCGGGATCCGGCATGTACTTAATGAAGGAGCAATGATTGGTGGGAAGAAAGACTAGACGATGGTTCTCTATCGTTTCTTTTAACACTTAAAACACTATCATTATGATATTAAATTGATTGTTTTTTAGATGCATAATAATCGTTAAAAAAGTGCATAAAACTCAGACTGTGTTGTTTGGTGAAATATATACCCCCAGTAAATTTAGAGAGATTTTGGAAATTATTGATGACCATTCGGGTGACAGACGAAGTGTATACATGTGGAGAGGGCAGGGTGATGCTGGGCAATACATAGTTCAGCATATCGCCGTCTCATGAAAGAAAGACGCTGGGAAGAGGCACCTTCTGATGTGACGATGCGTGATTATGAAAGAGATCTGCTACTTAACGCTTGGCATCAGGGCTATGGCTATGAAAATGGCAGGAAGTTGACTGCGAAGATAGCTTTGATGTACGCCAGTTAACTTTGTTTCCTGATATCGACGGTTTCGGTTAAGCCAACAGTGAAAATTTTGGGCGTTACAGCAACGAAAGATGGTGAATGAATAGGAGAAGATCCCTTTAATCCGTTCCGAACTCAAGACTGGATCTAGTCAGAGTCTTCTGTATCAATAAGTTATCCACATATACACCTGATATTACAATTCTTAAGATCATAATCAGATCATATAAAAGAAAAACAGATCACCAGTCTCGTATTCTATTGAAAACAATAGTCAAATCGGCACTTAGAGCGGTTACTTTCATAAAAAAAGCGGTTGCTTTCATAAATTTAGCGTTTACTTTCATAATAAAGGCGGTTATTTTCATAACCTTTAGGCGGTTACTTTCATAAATAGTTCTTAAATTTCAAATATGGTGTGGATAAATGGAAAACTCTAATGATATCAATCCACCAGAAAGTCCATTCGCGATCATTAAGAAAGATTCAGGCACAGCTTATGAACTGATCCCGAACAGCAGCAAAACTGTCCAGCCTGTAGCACTACTTAGATTGAGCGTGTTTACCCCTGTTTCACCTAAGGAAAAGGGGAAGCGGGAATTTCTGATTGATGCGTCAGAAGAACTTTCCAGCTTGGAGGTAGCCAGGCAAGAAGGGTATACAAATATCAAGATTCAGGGCGCCAAGCTCGGTATGTCCACTGATTTCAAAACATGGATAGGGATCATCTCTGCCTTTTCAAAATACGGTTATTCCAGTGAAAAGATAACCTTACCGTTTTCTGAGTTTGCACGTATGTGTGGTTTGAAGCCCACAGACATCAACGGACGTGCCAGAACGCGTCTCAGCGACTCTCTGTTCAATTTATCGAGTGTTACCCTGGCATTTCGCAGCAAAGATGGCAAACGCTCCCTGGTGACGCATCTGGTTCAACGTGCGGTGTTAGATATGGATGCTGATCTGGTCGAAATTGTTGGGGATCCAAGCCTTTGGGAACTTTACAGATACGACCACAAGGTTTTACTGGGTCTTAAAGCTCTTTCTGAGCTATCCCGTAAAGAAGCAGCGCAGTCCCTGTATGTGTACTTTGAAAGTATGCCCCCATCTACATTGTTTATTTCAATGAAACGTCTCCGGGAGCGTCTGGCGATGGAATCTCAAGTTAAAGATCAAAACGCCACGATACGCCGAGCAATGACTGATTTGAAGAAAATTGGCTACATAGATTACACAGAGACGAAAAAGGGGAGGGAAATCATGTTCATAATCCATACCCGCTCACCGAAACTTGGACTCGCATCTTCTTAAAAGCGGTCACATTCATAAATTACGGCAAGAAAGGCGGTTACTTTCATAAAAGGCATACGTTAAGCGGTCACTTTCATAATTTTCAGCGTAACTTGCGGTATCCGACGGTCATTATGGATGAATTATGTACTGACTGTGATGCATTCTTATGAAAGCAGCATCTCTTTTCATGGGGCCTTATGAAAGTGACCGCTTTCCGTTATGGAAATACTCACCTTGAGCCTAAGGGGGGGAGGGATACAACAAAAGTAATATTAAATTGATATCAAAGTTAAATCATATTGATTTCATTTTGATTTGTACTATGCCTCCAGTCACTTTTACGCTAATTATTTTAAAGTAGTGAGATAAGGTTTACTGCTCATGGACACCTCTCTTTTAAACCGTCTTAAACGACTCGGAGGTTTCTGTTAAACCCGTGTCGATTTAGTATCTTGTTCGTATTATCCAGCCTTACGGTCAAAAATATGTTCCCGTAAGAAATCCACGGGTTTGGTTAACACCATTTAGCGTAATTGCTATCTCTTTCATCCAACCAACAGGGGAAACGGATGTGGCCCTTCTAGATTATTTAATAAGTTTTCAACTGTGGGATGCATCCTCGTCTGTCTCGGTCATGAAGATGCTTGCAGAGCAGGCGGAAAAAAATGTCAACCAAGCGATAAGCGATGCCAATTTGCCTAGAGCAGTGAAGAAAGGAACGTTTGATGAGGAATTTGAAGATCACGAAGGAAACGTTCACATCTTCGAAAAGGACTACTATGCATGCGGTTCATGTATTGGTGGCGACTATGCCGAAGTCAAATCTGAGTACATACACCTGATCAGCCAGCTCACACGGCGCTCCGCTTTTCTTACCATCTACGCTAGTCTGCATAGCCATGGACTACAGTAAAAATGGAAGGCTTTCATCAAGTGATGAATTCCCTGTAAGTCGTGCAATAGATAATCCAGAGTTAGGACGTCACACAGAACTAATGAAAAAAGAACTGAAGGAAAATGAAGCGTTTCTTGATGCGAGCCTTAAGCGCCTATCGGAAGAGCTAAAAAGAATTGGTTACTAGAGAAAAAGCCGCCTCAATGGGCGGCTTTTTCTTGTTTTAGC
Encoded proteins:
- a CDS encoding RepB family plasmid replication initiator protein — translated: MENSNDINPPESPFAIIKKDSGTAYELIPNSSKTVQPVALLRLSVFTPVSPKEKGKREFLIDASEELSSLEVARQEGYTNIKIQGAKLGMSTDFKTWIGIISAFSKYGYSSEKITLPFSEFARMCGLKPTDINGRARTRLSDSLFNLSSVTLAFRSKDGKRSLVTHLVQRAVLDMDADLVEIVGDPSLWELYRYDHKVLLGLKALSELSRKEAAQSLYVYFESMPPSTLFISMKRLRERLAMESQVKDQNATIRRAMTDLKKIGYIDYTETKKGREIMFIIHTRSPKLGLASS
- a CDS encoding toxin translates to MDGVFVELSVFEAKRADYLSDDQFKEFQQMLLKNPTCGDVIPHTGGLRKIRFADARRGKGKRGGLRVIYYWWLERSHFLLFAVYDKDQKDDLSRDEQDILRKMLERLKQGGTL
- a CDS encoding AAA family ATPase, with product MILTVGNTKGGVGKTTLAVNIAAARAMQGRDVLLIDADRQETAQTAISIRAQNDIQPGIACSAYADGPILRSQLMQQKAKYDDVIIDAGGRDSTALRAALVLTDVLLVPYRPGSFDVWALQDISDLITEARSVRDGLKAYSIINVADANRNSIDNREAAAIFTDYPELEFIPDHIVGRKAFSNAAGSGQCVFEYKPQDAKANQELTTLISILFNNQ
- a CDS encoding DUF4942 domain-containing protein, producing the protein MLIEQPTALNHLDIDGQRAGEVIPSVAIDRIIALRESGLKQFTEALALLSSARRLFLDACNVKSLYGYDICVKDAINWESQPQRAQEAIRKTIDGKIWHRLMLETGMYTLMSTRQRDQWDRQVSGENMPEITLDTVLATFNQLHASKNDTFEQGVIDLFKSLSWDYKTNSPCRFGKKIIVSRLMESYSSGRNYLGTPGRSMLDDLTKVFYLLEGRNVPDHRVSEGAKFGEYFEREGFSGAVYEAEYFLMRYYMKGTAHITFKRPELVDRINDIVARHFPDMLPSCV
- the parM gene encoding plasmid segregation protein ParM gives rise to the protein MKKMGCDDGSTNVKLAWRDGDEICTSVSPNSFKAGWKVAGIGSSETYNYEIDGLKYSFDSVSHQAINTTNIEYQYGDTNLLAVHHALLTCGLPPQPVSLTVTLPISEFYTSDCQHNEANIQRKIDNLLRPVRLNKRETFTIAHVDVMPESLPAVISPLERAGVGALETSLVIDLGGTTLDAGVLVGQFEDVSAIQGNSTIGVSMVTQATLTALRMANSDTSAFVADQLIQRRHDREFAATVVNDESKVDYVLDMISSSIERLGERVVNELSAYRQVNRVWLVGGGASLIEAAVRRAWKLAPDRIVVVNEPQTALVRELVLL
- a CDS encoding type II toxin-antitoxin system MqsA family antitoxin; amino-acid sequence: MSDRSLFEELKQGMQDWSDFNAGKITLKTHTVSQKKNISMSPEELKAVREKLRLSQAVFADYLHTGITTYQNWEQGRAKPNKQALLLIRMVEKDPQTLGTLAAL
- a CDS encoding plasmid partitioning/stability family protein encodes the protein MADKRKKLTVYLHPEDDNQDARAMEIIESVPLRTRGDFFRAAIVGGSALYQLDKRLPYLLAMLFDGQLTAGQLVGIIQQTTGWQPSTASIQDVIAACAGQEPAPSVLPEPAGSADGEGQARNNFKRMLKKD
- a CDS encoding ribbon-helix-helix domain-containing protein, with the protein product MAITKPPKKTNEANAKLDAFIEGAPDGQSAKKKGVIKGKKQQITLTITPDIIDQLDQKAGDLGLSRAALINIGIRHVLNEGAMIGGKKD